In Asanoa sp. WMMD1127, one genomic interval encodes:
- the folE gene encoding GTP cyclohydrolase I FolE — MDYEADGEVEELDYLAARLVDGKLTGRPVEEIVDLGRIEKAVREILIAIGEDPDRDGLVKTPLRVARAYAELFAGLRVDPAQVLNTTFDASHEELVLVRDIEVMSVCEHHLLPFKGVAHIGYIPGPNGRITGLSKLARLVEIYARRPQVQERLTAQIADLLMTKLEPRGVIAVLECEHLCMAMRGIQKDGAKTVTSAVRGIFQSDAKSRSEAMALIIG, encoded by the coding sequence ATCGACTATGAGGCGGACGGCGAGGTAGAGGAGCTCGACTACCTCGCCGCCCGCCTCGTCGACGGCAAGCTCACCGGCCGCCCGGTCGAGGAGATCGTCGACCTGGGCCGCATCGAGAAGGCCGTCCGCGAGATCCTGATCGCGATCGGCGAAGACCCCGACCGCGACGGCCTGGTCAAGACCCCGCTGCGGGTGGCCCGGGCCTACGCGGAGCTGTTCGCGGGCCTGCGGGTCGACCCGGCCCAGGTGCTCAACACGACGTTCGACGCGTCACACGAAGAGCTGGTGCTGGTCCGCGACATCGAGGTCATGAGCGTCTGCGAGCACCACCTGCTGCCGTTCAAGGGCGTCGCGCACATCGGCTACATCCCGGGCCCCAACGGCCGCATCACCGGCCTGTCGAAGCTGGCCCGCCTCGTCGAGATCTATGCCCGCCGCCCGCAGGTCCAGGAACGGCTGACCGCGCAGATCGCCGACCTCCTGATGACCAAGCTCGAACCCCGCGGCGTGATCGCCGTGCTGGAGTGCGAGCACCTCTGCATGGCGATGCGCGGCATCCAGAAGGACGGCGCCAAGACCGTCACGTCCGCGGTCCGCGGCATCTTCCAGAGCGACGCCAAGAGCCGATCCGAAGCGATGGCGCTCATCATCGGTTAG
- the ftsH gene encoding ATP-dependent zinc metalloprotease FtsH, giving the protein MERTRFFRRPVVWIILVIAGAIALSSLFTGGPSYHRVDTSVALQQLNNGPANSIQEVTFQDKEQTLQINLAQAQRFGDTTTNRIEAQFPAEVGDQIWNDVQNAKTADRISGDIDTQVSGDNVLLSLLVNLLPIVLLVVLLLFFMSQMQGGGSRVLNFGKSKAKMITKDTPKTTFADVAGADEAVEELREIKDFLQNPAKYQALGAKIPKGVLLFGQPGTGKTLLARAVAGEAGVPFYSISGSDFVEMFVGVGASRVRDLFEQAKANAPAIVFVDEIDAVGRHRGAGMGGGHDEREQTLNQLLVEMDGFDTKGGVILIAATNRPDILDPALLRPGRFDRQIAVDTPDMDGRKSILRVHAKGKPFTPDVDLDAVARRTPGFSGADLANVINEAALLTARHDKRAISNDYLEESIDRVVAGPQRRTRVMSDHEKKITAYHEGGHALVAWALPHSAPVHKVTILPRSRSLGHTLVLPTEDKYTQTRAEMIDTLAYALGGRAAEELVFHEPTTGAGDDIKKATSLARAMVTQYGMSSKLGAVKYGTSGDEPFLGRTMGHERDYSDVVAAEIDGEVRSLIELAHDEAWEILVEYRDVLDNLVLELIEKETISTTDMARIAARVVKRPPMAPYNGFGKRRPSTEPPVLTPAERDALKVQAEADGAEARVGGGNTGGSPNSNSDGAH; this is encoded by the coding sequence ATGGAACGTACGCGTTTCTTCCGCCGACCGGTGGTCTGGATCATCCTTGTGATCGCCGGCGCAATTGCGCTCAGCTCGCTGTTCACCGGCGGGCCGAGCTATCACCGGGTTGACACCAGCGTCGCCCTCCAGCAGCTCAACAATGGGCCCGCCAACAGCATCCAAGAGGTCACGTTCCAAGACAAGGAGCAGACGCTCCAGATCAACCTGGCGCAGGCCCAGCGGTTCGGCGACACGACGACCAACCGGATCGAGGCGCAGTTCCCGGCCGAGGTCGGCGACCAGATCTGGAACGACGTCCAGAACGCGAAGACCGCCGATCGGATCAGCGGCGACATCGACACCCAGGTCTCCGGCGACAACGTGCTGCTGAGCCTGCTGGTCAACCTGCTGCCGATCGTGCTGCTCGTGGTGCTCCTGTTGTTCTTCATGTCGCAGATGCAGGGCGGCGGCTCGCGCGTCCTCAACTTCGGCAAGTCCAAGGCCAAGATGATCACCAAGGACACGCCGAAGACGACGTTCGCCGACGTGGCGGGCGCCGACGAGGCGGTCGAAGAGCTCCGCGAGATCAAGGACTTCCTGCAGAACCCGGCCAAATACCAGGCCCTCGGCGCCAAGATCCCGAAGGGCGTGCTGCTCTTCGGCCAGCCGGGCACCGGTAAGACGCTGCTCGCCCGCGCGGTCGCCGGCGAGGCCGGTGTGCCGTTCTACTCGATCTCCGGTTCCGACTTCGTCGAGATGTTCGTCGGTGTCGGCGCGAGCCGGGTCCGCGACCTGTTCGAGCAGGCCAAGGCCAACGCGCCCGCGATCGTGTTCGTCGACGAGATTGACGCCGTCGGCCGCCACCGCGGCGCCGGCATGGGCGGCGGTCACGACGAGCGCGAGCAGACGCTCAACCAGCTGCTCGTCGAGATGGACGGCTTCGACACCAAGGGCGGCGTGATCCTGATCGCGGCCACCAACCGGCCTGACATCCTCGACCCGGCGCTGCTGCGCCCCGGCCGGTTCGACCGGCAGATCGCCGTCGACACGCCCGACATGGACGGCCGCAAGTCGATCCTGCGGGTGCACGCCAAGGGCAAGCCGTTCACGCCCGACGTCGACCTCGACGCGGTCGCCCGGCGTACCCCCGGCTTCTCCGGCGCCGACCTGGCCAACGTGATCAACGAGGCCGCGCTGCTCACCGCCCGGCACGACAAGCGGGCGATCAGCAACGACTACCTCGAGGAGTCGATCGACCGCGTGGTGGCCGGCCCGCAGCGCCGCACCCGGGTGATGAGCGACCACGAGAAGAAGATCACCGCTTATCACGAGGGTGGCCACGCGCTGGTCGCCTGGGCGCTGCCGCACTCGGCGCCGGTGCACAAGGTGACGATCCTGCCGCGTTCGCGCTCGCTGGGTCACACCCTGGTGCTGCCGACCGAGGACAAATACACGCAGACCCGGGCGGAGATGATCGACACCCTGGCGTACGCCCTGGGCGGTCGCGCGGCCGAGGAGCTCGTCTTCCACGAGCCGACCACCGGCGCGGGTGACGACATCAAGAAGGCCACGTCGCTGGCCCGGGCCATGGTCACCCAGTACGGCATGTCGTCGAAGCTCGGCGCGGTCAAATACGGCACCAGCGGCGACGAGCCGTTCCTGGGCCGCACGATGGGCCACGAGCGCGACTACTCCGACGTCGTCGCGGCCGAGATCGACGGCGAGGTCCGCTCGCTGATCGAGCTCGCCCACGACGAGGCCTGGGAGATCCTGGTCGAATACCGCGACGTGCTCGACAACCTGGTCCTGGAGCTGATCGAGAAGGAAACGATCTCGACCACCGACATGGCCCGGATCGCCGCCCGCGTCGTCAAGCGCCCGCCGATGGCCCCCTACAACGGCTTCGGCAAGCGCCGCCCGTCGACCGAGCCGCCGGTCCTCACCCCGGCGGAGCGCGACGCGCTCAAGGTCCAGGCGGAAGCCGACGGCGCCGAGGCCCGCGTGGGCGGCGGCAACACCGGCGGCTCGCCCAACTCCAACTCGGACGGCGCACACTGA
- a CDS encoding M23 family metallopeptidase, which yields MTLIPDLDREARRRRPRKAVLLVALTATLSLLCCAGGMAAFFLDGLSSDDQTLSAYGCGAGGPLPATGDMPRLSGFNESQLRNAAAIINVGAKLKVPPKGWVIAVATAMQESSLTNHGYLGTRNDHDSLGLFQQRPSQGWGTPAQVQDPEYASRKFYEKLVKVKGWERMPLTDAAQKVQRSAFPDAYAKHELAAAEIVNQLADGAARAAGASAALACTAMGDVSASGWTTPVKAGLVSGFRTASRPDHQGVDLGAARGDDILAAAAGTVIVSRCDNDSEPPFRCDRDGSPSTPGCGWYVDIKHAGEIITRYCHMLYRPKVQVGDTVAAGQQIGIVGTSGHSSGPHLHFEVHLNGDRSSSGATNPMVWMRERGAPLGTGE from the coding sequence ATGACGCTGATCCCGGATCTCGATCGCGAGGCCCGCAGACGCCGGCCGCGTAAGGCCGTCCTGCTGGTGGCCCTCACGGCCACGCTGTCCCTGCTCTGTTGTGCCGGCGGGATGGCGGCCTTCTTCCTCGACGGACTCAGTAGCGACGACCAGACGCTGTCGGCGTACGGCTGCGGCGCCGGGGGCCCGCTGCCGGCGACGGGCGACATGCCGCGGCTCTCGGGCTTCAACGAGTCCCAGCTGCGCAACGCCGCGGCCATCATCAATGTCGGTGCGAAGCTCAAGGTTCCGCCGAAGGGCTGGGTGATCGCGGTCGCGACCGCGATGCAGGAGTCGTCGCTGACCAACCACGGCTACCTCGGCACGCGCAACGACCACGACTCGCTGGGCCTCTTCCAGCAGCGGCCGAGCCAGGGGTGGGGCACCCCGGCGCAGGTGCAGGATCCGGAATACGCCAGTCGCAAGTTCTACGAGAAGCTGGTCAAGGTCAAGGGTTGGGAGCGGATGCCACTCACCGACGCGGCACAGAAGGTGCAGCGCAGCGCCTTCCCGGACGCCTACGCCAAGCACGAACTGGCGGCGGCCGAGATCGTCAACCAGCTGGCCGACGGCGCGGCCCGGGCAGCCGGCGCCAGTGCCGCGCTGGCCTGCACCGCGATGGGTGACGTATCGGCGTCCGGTTGGACCACTCCGGTCAAGGCCGGCCTCGTCTCGGGCTTCCGCACGGCCAGCCGCCCCGACCACCAAGGCGTCGACCTCGGCGCGGCCCGAGGCGATGACATTCTGGCCGCGGCCGCCGGCACGGTGATCGTCTCCCGGTGTGACAACGACTCTGAGCCGCCCTTCCGGTGCGATCGCGACGGATCGCCGAGCACGCCCGGTTGCGGATGGTATGTCGACATCAAGCACGCTGGCGAGATCATCACCCGCTACTGCCACATGCTCTACCGGCCAAAGGTCCAGGTAGGCGACACTGTGGCGGCCGGCCAGCAGATCGGCATCGTCGGCACCAGCGGTCATTCCTCCGGTCCCCACCTACACTTCGAGGTGCACCTCAACGGCGATCGCAGCTCTTCTGGTGCGACGAATCCCATGGTGTGGATGCGGGAGAGAGGCGCGCCGCTGGGCACCGGCGAATAG
- a CDS encoding DMT family transporter, whose protein sequence is MHSNSTLPVGRGILYVLVAAVAWGTGGAVATILYDTSGMGPIAVSFWRFAIAVPLLGAVHLARRRARWTPRPGLRQVVITGVGLAVYQTAYFASVSYAGLAVATVVTLGAGPILIAVGARLTTGEQLGRGGLVTTGLALAGLVLLVGGGGASTGSAPTLGLACALLSATGYATITLLNRGARQATPSTTLGAFAVGLLCLLPLALLEGALPTAGNPAEVYLSLAYLGAVPTALAYALFFAGLSVVRANTAAVLALAEPVAAAVIAVLWLDERLTPAATAGSLLLAAAVVALTLIEGRATRPVGPALSRST, encoded by the coding sequence GTGCACTCGAACTCCACCCTGCCCGTCGGGCGGGGCATCCTCTACGTTCTCGTGGCGGCGGTCGCCTGGGGCACCGGCGGCGCGGTCGCGACGATCCTCTACGACACCAGCGGCATGGGCCCGATCGCAGTCTCGTTCTGGCGGTTCGCCATCGCGGTGCCACTGCTCGGCGCCGTCCACCTGGCCCGACGCCGGGCCAGGTGGACGCCGCGGCCCGGCCTGCGCCAGGTAGTGATCACCGGGGTCGGCCTGGCCGTCTACCAGACGGCCTACTTCGCCTCGGTCAGCTACGCCGGCCTGGCCGTGGCGACGGTGGTGACGCTCGGAGCCGGCCCTATCCTGATCGCCGTCGGCGCGCGCCTCACGACGGGCGAGCAACTCGGCCGCGGCGGGCTGGTGACCACCGGCCTGGCCCTGGCCGGCCTGGTCCTGCTGGTCGGCGGCGGCGGGGCCAGCACGGGCTCGGCGCCGACGCTGGGCCTGGCCTGCGCGCTGCTGTCGGCCACCGGCTACGCGACCATCACGCTGCTCAACCGCGGCGCCCGGCAGGCCACCCCGTCGACGACCCTGGGCGCGTTCGCGGTCGGCCTGCTCTGCCTGCTCCCGCTGGCCCTCCTGGAAGGCGCGCTGCCCACGGCGGGCAACCCGGCCGAGGTCTACCTGTCCCTCGCCTACCTCGGCGCGGTCCCGACGGCCCTCGCCTACGCGCTGTTCTTCGCGGGCCTGTCGGTCGTACGCGCCAACACGGCCGCCGTCCTGGCCCTGGCGGAGCCGGTGGCCGCGGCCGTGATCGCGGTGCTCTGGCTCGACGAACGCCTGACACCCGCCGCCACCGCGGGCTCCCTCCTCCTGGCCGCCGCGGTGGTGGCGCTCACCTTGATCGAGGGACGAGCAACCAGGCCGGTAGGTCCCGCCCTGAGCAGATCGACCTGA
- a CDS encoding FtsK/SpoIIIE domain-containing protein — protein sequence MSRTQARALEAAALHRQAAAVVDAAEVALAGVRQPVADEREQHDLAERLRAAAGVLTPGWLGGQLDARFEDTPLGGPAIPAYVRIGTAQPLDDARFPAIVPLLGTGHLTVDADARDPRVAGLLRATLLRLLAAAPAGSLLIRAVDAAGGGMLFAPFAALADAGLMPPPATDRTALRAVLAEAEQWVRPARPSAARHNRRERTLLVVIASLPELTETADLTRITALAQAGPDAGLHLIVAGWPPPPLTLETTQQPLPLATRIALRNPYALVSDPPGAGFATPPHVGLNAPVFLDDDPPPHLFERVCAELAAQFAASARLTLGDLLPDDPGDTWGDDSAAGLATVVGQDGDRPVNLQFNDLTPHWMIGGRSGAGKTAFLINVLYGLATRYGPDELTLYLLDFKEGISFAEFVPTERDRTWLPHARAVGVESDREYGLAVLRDLDAEMGRRSVAYKRAGVTRFTDLRESQPLPRIVCVIDEFQVLLAGGDRTATEAVTLLESLARKGRSYGIHLVLASQTVLGVEALYAKRDSIFGQFPVRVALPGGGDVLEPTNDAAAGLPLGAAVVNTAGGLGGPRGATRGHERVVRFPDPHADRSALVKLRHALWERRATDAAPPKVFAGYAHQHLNDDPTFRSALAGRATRPAALVGRHIDVPLSTAAFPLDTAPGRHLAVIGPSVAGAGVLDAAARGVAAHHAPRTARFVVASLVAEGDAIAADLARDLAERQEVETVTAAGLADVLTIDRPGYMVVFGMDAMAGGALPPDRLRLVLRTGPGRGVHLLSWWRGLRRFTDEVGPAAREDVAGLVFLNVPAPDVSLLLNRPVDWQPRDNRALLHDRHTDRTSVIVPFARPEADR from the coding sequence GTGTCCAGGACGCAGGCGCGAGCCTTGGAAGCCGCCGCGCTGCACCGGCAGGCAGCCGCGGTGGTCGATGCCGCCGAGGTGGCGTTGGCCGGGGTGCGGCAGCCGGTCGCCGATGAGCGGGAGCAGCACGATCTCGCCGAGCGGCTGCGGGCCGCGGCCGGTGTGCTCACGCCCGGGTGGCTCGGTGGGCAGCTCGACGCGCGGTTCGAAGACACGCCGCTGGGCGGTCCCGCAATCCCCGCGTACGTCCGGATCGGGACCGCGCAACCCCTCGACGACGCCCGTTTCCCGGCGATCGTGCCCCTGCTCGGCACCGGGCACCTGACCGTCGACGCCGACGCGCGCGATCCGCGGGTGGCCGGGCTGCTCCGGGCCACCCTGCTGAGACTGCTGGCCGCGGCGCCGGCCGGGTCGTTGCTCATCAGGGCCGTCGACGCCGCCGGTGGTGGGATGCTGTTCGCGCCCTTCGCCGCGCTCGCCGATGCCGGGCTCATGCCGCCGCCGGCCACCGACCGCACCGCGCTGCGGGCCGTGCTCGCCGAGGCCGAGCAGTGGGTCCGGCCCGCCCGCCCCTCCGCCGCCCGGCACAACCGGCGCGAACGTACCCTCCTCGTCGTCATCGCCAGCCTGCCCGAGCTCACCGAGACCGCCGACCTGACCCGGATCACCGCGCTCGCCCAGGCGGGCCCCGACGCCGGTCTGCACCTCATCGTCGCCGGCTGGCCGCCGCCCCCGCTGACCCTCGAGACCACCCAGCAGCCCCTCCCGCTGGCCACCAGGATCGCCTTGCGCAACCCGTACGCCCTGGTCAGTGATCCGCCTGGGGCTGGTTTCGCGACACCGCCGCATGTCGGGCTCAACGCGCCCGTCTTCCTCGACGACGACCCGCCGCCGCACCTGTTCGAGCGGGTCTGCGCCGAGCTTGCCGCCCAATTCGCCGCCAGCGCCCGGCTGACCCTCGGCGACCTGCTCCCCGACGACCCGGGCGACACGTGGGGCGACGACTCCGCCGCCGGGCTGGCCACCGTGGTGGGCCAGGACGGTGACCGGCCGGTCAACCTGCAGTTCAACGACCTCACTCCACACTGGATGATCGGCGGCCGGTCGGGCGCGGGCAAGACCGCCTTCCTCATCAACGTGTTGTACGGCCTGGCCACCCGCTACGGTCCCGACGAGCTGACGCTCTACCTGCTCGACTTCAAAGAGGGCATCTCGTTCGCCGAGTTCGTGCCGACGGAGCGTGACCGCACCTGGCTGCCGCACGCCCGCGCCGTCGGTGTCGAGTCCGACCGGGAGTACGGCCTCGCCGTCCTGCGCGACCTCGACGCCGAGATGGGTCGCCGCTCGGTCGCCTACAAGCGCGCCGGCGTCACCCGGTTCACCGACCTGCGCGAGAGCCAGCCGCTGCCCCGGATCGTCTGCGTGATCGACGAGTTCCAGGTGCTGCTGGCCGGCGGCGACCGCACCGCGACCGAGGCCGTCACGCTGCTCGAGTCGCTGGCGCGCAAGGGCCGGTCGTACGGCATCCATCTGGTCCTGGCCAGCCAGACCGTGCTCGGCGTCGAGGCGCTCTACGCCAAGCGCGACTCGATCTTCGGCCAGTTCCCGGTGCGGGTGGCCCTGCCGGGCGGCGGTGACGTGCTCGAGCCGACCAACGACGCGGCCGCCGGTCTCCCGCTCGGCGCCGCGGTCGTCAACACGGCCGGCGGCCTGGGCGGACCGCGCGGCGCGACCCGCGGGCACGAGCGGGTCGTCCGCTTCCCCGACCCGCACGCCGACCGGTCCGCGCTGGTCAAGCTCCGGCACGCGCTCTGGGAGCGGCGCGCCACCGACGCCGCGCCACCCAAGGTCTTCGCCGGGTACGCGCACCAGCACCTCAACGACGACCCCACCTTCCGCTCGGCGCTCGCCGGCCGGGCCACCCGCCCCGCCGCGCTGGTCGGCCGGCACATCGACGTGCCGCTCAGCACCGCCGCGTTCCCACTCGACACGGCGCCCGGCCGGCACCTGGCGGTGATCGGGCCGAGCGTGGCCGGGGCCGGTGTGCTCGACGCGGCCGCCCGCGGGGTCGCCGCCCACCACGCTCCGCGTACCGCCCGGTTCGTGGTCGCCTCCCTCGTGGCCGAGGGTGACGCGATCGCCGCCGACCTGGCCCGCGACCTGGCCGAGCGGCAGGAGGTCGAGACGGTCACCGCGGCTGGCCTGGCCGACGTGCTGACCATCGACCGGCCCGGCTACATGGTGGTGTTCGGCATGGACGCGATGGCCGGCGGCGCGCTGCCGCCCGACCGGCTGCGCCTCGTGCTGCGCACCGGGCCCGGGCGAGGCGTGCACCTGCTGTCGTGGTGGCGCGGGCTGCGCCGGTTCACCGACGAGGTCGGCCCGGCCGCCCGCGAAGACGTCGCCGGCCTGGTCTTCCTCAACGTCCCGGCACCCGACGTGAGCCTCCTGCTGAACAGACCGGTCGACTGGCAACCACGCGACAACCGCGCGCTGCTGCACGACCGGCACACCGACCGCACCTCCGTGATCGTGCCGTTCGCCCGCCCCGAGGCCGACCGATGA